The Elusimicrobiota bacterium sequence CGCCCGCCGCTGGTTTCCGGAACGATTCGCCGGGGTGATCAACGGCCTGGGTCCCGAATGGTCCGACGTCCTCCTTCTGGGTGCGGCGGAAGACCGCCCGGCGGCCGACGAAGTCGCCCGCCTGTCCCGGCGAACCACGCGGAACCTCTGCGGGAGCACTTCGATTCCCGTGGCGGCCGCTCTCCTGGCGCGCGCCTCGGCCTTGCTCACCAATGAATCCGGCCTGATGCACGTGGGCTGGGCCGTCGGCACGCCCCTCGTGGTCGTGGCGGGCCCGTCCAACCCCCGCGTCACGTCCCCCTTCGGCCCCCAAGTGCGGGTCCTTCAAACCACCGAGGTCCCCTGCGTGCCCTGCGTTCGAAACACGTGCTACCGCCCGGAGGAAGATCACATCCTGTGCCTTAAAAAATCACCGTGGAACAGGTTTTAAAATTTACGGTAAGTGGAAATTTATAGCACGCTTTTGGTCTAGGTGTTTTTCTAGTGTGGCGACCTGGGGCACCCAATGAAGCATGCATTTTTTAGTCGCCCAAGGGATGGGGCTACCTTTTTTCAGGACGAGGTCTTCTGGCGGATAATCGCCCGATAAATCGGGCAGCTACAAAAATTTTTTCGGAGCGAGAATCGAACACTGAGCTGGAGGGTTTTGGCGCGGGGGGATATTTCATTTTAACGCCAAAAGGGAACAGGCTCCACTATGGAATCACTATATGGTATCATGCTCCCATGAAGAATAGGCCGTTTTGGCTGAACCTTATTCAAACCGCCTGGAAACGCCGGTCCATCGTGTGGCTTTCTGGTGTCCGCCGATCTGGAAAAACGACGCTTTGTAAAAGTTTGCCGGGTGTGGATTATTATGATTGTGATCTTCCCAGTGTGCGCCGAGCCTTGGGAGACCCGGAAGGTTTCTTGTTGGCACGTCAAGGCAAAACGGTGGTCTTCGATGAAATTCACAGACTGGCCGACCCCTCCGAATTTCTAAAAATAGCGGCGGATCATTTCCCGAACATCCGGGTCCTCGCGACCGGATCATCCTCCCTGGGGGCCGCGGCAAAATTTCGCGATACCCTCACCGGTCGAAAAACGGAAATCTGGCTCACCCCCATGATGTCCTCTGATCTTTCAGACATTGGCCCGGTCGACTTGGACCGACGACTTTGGCAGGGGGGGTTGCCGCCTTTTTTTATTGATTTGAAAGCGGGTGAAGCCGAATTTCAGGAGTGGATGGACTCTTACTGGTCCCGGGATATTTTGGAACTTTTTCGTTTGGAAAGGCGTGATTCCTTTTGAAATTCATGGAACTCTTGTTCGTCTCCAGCGGATCCATATTTGAAGCCAACACCTACGCACGCCCGTGTGAGGTGGACAGAAAAACCATCCAAAATTATCTTCGCGTTTTGGAGGCCACACACACGGCGCATCGGCTGAAACCCTTTCATACCAACCCGAGCGCTGAGATCATTTCCGCCCCAAAAGTGTATGGGTTTGACACCGGCTTTATCGCGTCACTGAAAGGATGGAAAGACCGCCGACAGGAAGACCGAGGGATTTTGTGGGAGCATTATGTTTTGAATGAAATTCACGCCCGCCTTCAAACTCGGCGCATACATTATTGGAGAGACAAAAACGGACACGAAATTGATTTTGTTCTAGCCCCGGCGGGGCGCCCCCCCATGGCCATCGAGTGCAAATGGTCAGGTCGGGATGTGGATCTGAGAGGGATTAAAGCGTTCCACAAGACCTATCCCAAGGCAGATTGCTTCGTTGTCGGGGCCGATATCCATCTCCCTTTTGAGCAGGTGGACGGCTCGTGTCGCGTTCGCTTCGTCGATCTCGAAACCCTGATCAAAACGATCTCGCCATCCATCCGACTGTAACCTGGGATTCCCTGCCTCGTTCAGGCAACGTGACCCCTTTGATTTCGGTGCAATAGCGTCAAAGGCCGCTCGTCCTTCCTTTTTACGTAGGGGGGCGGAATTCAAAACCAAAACAAAAAAAACCGGGTCGTCACTGGGATCGATTTTCGCCTCCCCCTTTACTCTTTTTCTTCCTCCACGGTCTTCTCTAGTTTTTGCATGACGCGTTTGACTTGGAGTTCGGTGTCGCGCAGGCGTTTTTGGCAGAAGTCGATGAGTTCGGCGGCGCGTTTCACCTTTTCCGACAGTTCGTCCACATCGATCTCCCCCTGGTCCAACGCCTCCAATATTTTCTGGAGTTCCGCGTAAGCTTGGGCGTACCCTTCGGCTTTTTTCGTCATATCAGTCCTTTCGGGACGCGAGCACGTTGGCGGTCACGAGACCGTCCGAGAGCCGCGCCTCAATGAATTCCCCCACCCGTACCGAGCGAACGCTTT is a genomic window containing:
- the xseB gene encoding exodeoxyribonuclease VII small subunit; translation: MTKKAEGYAQAYAELQKILEALDQGEIDVDELSEKVKRAAELIDFCQKRLRDTELQVKRVMQKLEKTVEEEKE
- a CDS encoding AAA family ATPase, giving the protein MKNRPFWLNLIQTAWKRRSIVWLSGVRRSGKTTLCKSLPGVDYYDCDLPSVRRALGDPEGFLLARQGKTVVFDEIHRLADPSEFLKIAADHFPNIRVLATGSSSLGAAAKFRDTLTGRKTEIWLTPMMSSDLSDIGPVDLDRRLWQGGLPPFFIDLKAGEAEFQEWMDSYWSRDILELFRLERRDSF
- a CDS encoding DUF4143 domain-containing protein, with product MKFMELLFVSSGSIFEANTYARPCEVDRKTIQNYLRVLEATHTAHRLKPFHTNPSAEIISAPKVYGFDTGFIASLKGWKDRRQEDRGILWEHYVLNEIHARLQTRRIHYWRDKNGHEIDFVLAPAGRPPMAIECKWSGRDVDLRGIKAFHKTYPKADCFVVGADIHLPFEQVDGSCRVRFVDLETLIKTISPSIRL